From the genome of Rhodohalobacter mucosus, one region includes:
- a CDS encoding GNAT family N-acetyltransferase, which translates to MSLSIKTISGKEIEPYLEDLAHLRIGVFREFPYLYDGSMQYEEAYLRTYTESGDSVAVLVFEKDTLVGASTGVPMSDESEEFRRPFEQNGYNTNAIFYCAESVLKKEYRGRGLYHTFFSERERHAQKLNQFKLISFCTVLRPADHPLRPENYTPLDTVWRKFGYQERSELRTEYSWKDVDEDSESVKKMVFWMKRI; encoded by the coding sequence ATGAGCCTCTCCATCAAAACCATTTCCGGGAAAGAGATTGAGCCATATCTGGAGGATCTGGCGCATCTTCGCATCGGTGTTTTTCGCGAGTTTCCCTATCTCTATGACGGTTCGATGCAGTATGAGGAAGCGTATCTGCGTACATACACAGAATCGGGAGATAGCGTGGCCGTGCTGGTTTTCGAAAAGGACACACTGGTGGGTGCCTCTACAGGCGTACCGATGAGCGATGAATCGGAAGAGTTCAGGCGTCCATTTGAACAGAACGGCTACAATACGAACGCTATATTTTATTGTGCGGAATCGGTGCTGAAGAAAGAGTATCGGGGCCGGGGTTTATACCATACTTTTTTTAGTGAACGGGAACGTCACGCACAAAAGCTGAACCAGTTTAAACTGATCAGTTTTTGTACCGTTTTACGGCCTGCCGATCACCCTCTGCGGCCCGAAAATTACACCCCCCTTGATACCGTTTGGAGAAAATTCGGCTATCAAGAACGATCCGAACTCAGAACGGAATATTCATGGAAAGATGTGGATGAAGACTCCGAATCAGTAAAGAAAATGGTGTTCTGGATGAAGCGTATCTAG